A stretch of DNA from Maridesulfovibrio sp.:
GACAAAAATAGCAGAAGCCGGATGCGATGGCAAAGGAGGATGCAGCTTTCCTATTTCTCGTACATGGCCAGCTTTATCCCGAATGCGAAGAAGACGCATCCGAGCATGCGGTCCAGCCAAAGCTGCATACGCTCGCTTTCGCGCAGTCTTCCGGTAACCCGATCTCCGGCAATAATAAGCGGCGGTTCTATGACTGCGGCAACAACGATAATCAGAGTCCCGTGCAGCAGAAGCTGGGCCCATACCGGCCCGGCACCCTCAACAACAAACTGGGGCAGAAAAGCCAGAAAAAAAGTTGCAACCTTGGGGTTCAGCAGGTCTATCAGCACCCCCTGTCTGAAAATCGCAGTCGCACTTTTCGGAGACTCGTTATCGCGGATGTTCAGGGCTCCGCCTTTGGAGCGCAGGGCCTGTACGCCAAGCCAGAAGAGGTAGGCAACCCCGATCCACTTGACCACGGAAAAAGCTGTAGCCGAAGCTGAAACAATTGCCGAAAGCCCAAGGGCGGCCAGCAGAACGTGCCCGAAAGCTCCGGTCCAGATGCCGAACATGGCGGCAAACCCGGACTTGCGCCCTCCGCTTACGGTATGGCTGAGAATAAAAGCCATATCAGGGCCGGGGGCAATGTTCAGCAGAAATGAGGCCAGAATAAAAGTGGACCAGTGGGCGATGTCATAATGAAACATTAGTTATCCCTCGCATAGAAAGGTTTAAGAAGACAGGACCGCTGATGGGCCTGTCGGGTTGCAGAAGAATCTGTTTTGGCGCGGGAACAGAAGATGTGGATGCGGGCAGCAGCCCGTATGGATGATCAAGGCTATCCGGGATATAATGAAAAGTAAACAGTTCTGCCCATCCCGAAAAGAAAAAGCCCACGGCACCTTAAAGCTGGTGCCGTGGGCGAAATTCACTGCTGCTGTTGCCGGTTAACAGCCCGTTGTAAAGAACAACTGCGCAGACTGTTCAAAAATGGTGAGATGCTAGGCGCAAAAA
This window harbors:
- a CDS encoding LysE family translocator yields the protein MFHYDIAHWSTFILASFLLNIAPGPDMAFILSHTVSGGRKSGFAAMFGIWTGAFGHVLLAALGLSAIVSASATAFSVVKWIGVAYLFWLGVQALRSKGGALNIRDNESPKSATAIFRQGVLIDLLNPKVATFFLAFLPQFVVEGAGPVWAQLLLHGTLIIVVAAVIEPPLIIAGDRVTGRLRESERMQLWLDRMLGCVFFAFGIKLAMYEK